Proteins encoded within one genomic window of Cytophagales bacterium:
- the pruA gene encoding L-glutamate gamma-semialdehyde dehydrogenase codes for MPKGIYKVPSPTNEPVLSYAPGSPEKAALEQALKDARAQEINVPMYIGGEEIHTDTKVRMSPPHDHQHTLGHFSEGDASHVQKAVDAAMDAKEAWANLGWEHRASIFLKAADLIAGPYRARINAATMLTQSKNAFQAEIDAACEFIDFLRFNVHFMQELYAIQPESAPGIWNRLEYRPLEGFVFAITPFNFTAIAGNLSAAPALMGNTVVWKPAYTQVYSAQVIMEVFKEAGLPDGVINLVLVDGPVAGDVIFNHADFGGLHFTGSTAVFKHLWKTIGTNIDAYKSYPRIVGETGGKDFVVAHPSAKAKEVATGLARGAFEYQGQKCSAASRAYIPGNIWEDVKKYLVADIASFKVGGTEDFSNFVNAVIDERAFKKITGYIDQAKNDPNVEIIAGGDYDGSKGYFVNPTVIVAKDAKYRTMCEEIFGPVLTIHVYEPDQFEEILKVVDDTSPYALTGSIFSQDRYAAEYATKALSNAAGNFYINDKPTGAVVGQQPFGGARGSGTNDKAGAMMNLLRWTSARTIKETFVPPTDYRYPFLGE; via the coding sequence ATGCCCAAAGGAATCTACAAGGTACCTTCACCGACAAACGAACCGGTATTGAGCTATGCCCCTGGCTCTCCGGAAAAAGCAGCACTGGAACAAGCATTGAAAGATGCTCGTGCGCAGGAAATCAACGTGCCCATGTACATTGGTGGCGAGGAGATCCACACGGATACCAAAGTCCGAATGAGCCCCCCTCACGATCATCAGCATACCTTAGGGCACTTTAGCGAAGGAGATGCTTCTCACGTGCAAAAGGCAGTAGATGCGGCAATGGATGCCAAAGAAGCCTGGGCAAACCTGGGCTGGGAGCACCGCGCCAGTATTTTCCTGAAAGCCGCTGATTTGATTGCTGGCCCATATAGAGCAAGGATCAACGCAGCGACCATGTTGACTCAATCGAAAAATGCGTTCCAGGCAGAGATTGATGCCGCTTGTGAATTCATCGACTTTTTGAGGTTCAACGTGCATTTCATGCAGGAGCTTTACGCCATCCAGCCTGAGTCTGCACCTGGCATCTGGAATCGATTGGAATACCGCCCACTTGAAGGATTCGTTTTCGCCATTACTCCCTTCAACTTTACGGCGATTGCTGGTAACCTATCTGCAGCTCCTGCCTTGATGGGCAACACCGTGGTTTGGAAGCCTGCATACACCCAGGTGTATTCTGCTCAGGTGATCATGGAAGTTTTCAAGGAAGCAGGTCTTCCTGATGGTGTGATTAATCTGGTATTGGTTGATGGCCCGGTCGCAGGTGATGTGATCTTCAATCACGCTGATTTTGGAGGCCTGCACTTTACAGGAAGTACAGCTGTATTCAAACACCTGTGGAAAACCATCGGAACCAACATCGATGCGTACAAATCCTATCCAAGGATCGTTGGAGAAACTGGCGGAAAAGATTTCGTAGTAGCGCATCCTTCAGCAAAAGCCAAAGAAGTAGCAACTGGATTGGCCCGTGGTGCTTTCGAGTACCAGGGGCAAAAATGTAGCGCGGCTTCTCGTGCATACATTCCTGGCAACATCTGGGAAGATGTGAAGAAATACCTGGTAGCAGACATTGCTTCCTTCAAAGTTGGTGGAACGGAGGACTTCTCGAACTTCGTGAATGCGGTCATTGATGAGCGTGCCTTCAAAAAAATCACTGGATACATCGATCAGGCGAAAAATGATCCAAATGTAGAAATCATCGCTGGTGGAGATTACGATGGTAGCAAAGGTTACTTCGTGAACCCAACCGTAATCGTAGCGAAAGACGCAAAATACCGAACCATGTGTGAAGAGATCTTTGGGCCGGTATTGACCATCCATGTGTATGAGCCAGATCAATTCGAAGAGATCCTGAAAGTGGTAGATGATACCTCTCCATATGCATTGACAGGTTCTATTTTCTCTCAGGACCGATACGCAGCAGAATATGCTACAAAGGCATTGAGCAATGCAGCTGGTAACTTCTACATCAATGACAAGCCTACGGGTGCAGTAGTAGGACAACAGCCATTTGGAGGGGCCCGAGGTTCTGGAACCAATGACAAAGCAGGTGCGATGATGAACTTGTTACGTTGGACCAGTGCAAGAACGATCAAAGAAACATTCGTTCCTCCTACGGATTATCGTTATCCGTTTTTGGGTGAGTAG
- a CDS encoding YjjG family noncanonical pyrimidine nucleotidase, protein MPVKTIFFDLDHTLWDYDTNARETLFEIYDDFRLDRGFSSAEEFFQTYLVHNEKLWHLYNHGKIGRDDIRERRFYQVISDVGLDDKKMAEQMSDQFMEVCPHKTAVMPGTYEIMEHLKPVYQMGIITNGFSDTQAIKMAKTGLDKYFEIMVTSESAKARKPSAEIFNTALTEARAQAAHVVMIGDNRATDIGGALTLGWKTIWYTKEEEEAPENCWKVKHLEEIAQVMEEL, encoded by the coding sequence ATGCCTGTAAAAACTATTTTCTTCGACCTGGATCATACCCTTTGGGATTATGATACCAATGCGCGCGAGACGCTTTTCGAAATTTACGATGACTTCCGATTGGATCGAGGTTTCTCCTCGGCGGAGGAATTCTTTCAGACCTATCTGGTCCACAACGAAAAATTGTGGCACCTCTATAACCATGGAAAAATCGGCCGGGATGATATCCGGGAACGGCGATTTTACCAGGTGATTTCTGACGTTGGCCTGGACGATAAAAAAATGGCAGAACAAATGTCCGATCAATTCATGGAAGTTTGTCCGCACAAGACTGCTGTGATGCCGGGCACATATGAGATCATGGAGCACTTGAAGCCTGTTTATCAGATGGGGATCATTACTAATGGCTTTTCCGATACACAAGCAATCAAGATGGCAAAAACGGGCCTGGATAAATATTTTGAGATCATGGTTACATCGGAATCTGCGAAGGCCCGGAAGCCCAGTGCGGAAATCTTTAATACGGCCCTGACAGAAGCACGTGCACAAGCAGCGCATGTTGTGATGATCGGTGATAACCGAGCTACAGATATCGGAGGTGCTTTGACCTTGGGGTGGAAAACGATCTGGTACACGAAGGAGGAAGAGGAAGCGCCGGAGAATTGCTGGAAAGTGAAGCACCTGGAAGAGATCGCTCAGGTGATGGAAGAGCTTTAA
- a CDS encoding metalloregulator ArsR/SmtB family transcription factor — protein MRLKNFSLTLGAQIFKAFSDEARVRILHLLYNAGELSISDLELMLDFTQTKTSRHITYLKNSGLLNARKKDQWVLYSIKEEVSDLVARIFEFLHKDVVLQKDLELHQTMKANRELSINKIASKDYRS, from the coding sequence ATGAGACTCAAGAACTTCAGCCTTACACTTGGTGCGCAGATTTTCAAAGCCTTCTCTGATGAAGCCAGGGTTCGGATTTTGCACCTGCTGTACAATGCCGGAGAGTTGAGTATCTCCGATCTTGAATTGATGCTTGATTTCACCCAGACGAAAACGTCAAGGCACATTACCTATCTTAAGAATTCCGGTTTGCTGAATGCTCGAAAGAAAGATCAATGGGTCTTGTATAGTATCAAGGAGGAAGTTTCCGACCTGGTGGCCCGAATTTTTGAGTTTCTGCATAAGGATGTAGTGCTCCAAAAAGACCTGGAATTGCATCAAACCATGAAGGCCAATCGAGAGTTGTCCATTAACAAAATAGCTTCTAAAGATTATCGTTCTTAA
- a CDS encoding carboxypeptidase-like regulatory domain-containing protein, giving the protein MSFRKFILIPFLLMGFLALAQEEQRPNVVQLTGVVFGMDSTEVIPGVHVYTPLGGRGTTTNVYGFFSLPVLEGDSLVFSSVGYKRASYVVPEHREDNSIRVIVTLEEDITYLDELEVFPYPSEAVFKAAVLAVELPDQRDYDNLQRLLNSDVLREAYWELPASANMNHRFFMQQQQQAIANRFQPVANPLLNPFAWRDFIRSLKKKKK; this is encoded by the coding sequence TTGTCATTCCGAAAATTCATATTGATCCCATTCCTTCTCATGGGGTTCCTGGCATTGGCTCAGGAAGAACAACGGCCTAATGTGGTCCAGTTGACGGGTGTCGTTTTTGGAATGGACAGTACCGAGGTTATTCCTGGTGTTCACGTTTACACCCCACTTGGAGGGCGTGGAACGACCACCAATGTATATGGATTTTTCTCTCTGCCAGTATTAGAAGGCGACAGCCTGGTATTTAGTTCCGTGGGTTACAAGCGAGCCTCGTACGTGGTTCCGGAACACCGCGAAGACAATAGCATCAGGGTCATCGTGACACTCGAAGAAGACATCACCTATCTGGATGAACTAGAAGTATTCCCTTATCCTTCAGAAGCCGTTTTCAAAGCAGCAGTGCTGGCAGTGGAGTTACCTGATCAGCGTGATTATGACAACCTTCAGCGCTTGCTCAACAGCGATGTGTTGCGAGAAGCCTATTGGGAATTACCCGCAAGTGCCAACATGAACCACCGGTTTTTCATGCAACAGCAACAGCAAGCCATTGCCAATCGCTTCCAACCTGTAGCCAATCCCTTGCTGAATCCATTCGCATGGCGTGATTTCATCCGATCGCTCAAAAAGAAAAAGAAGTAG
- a CDS encoding transglutaminase family protein, whose protein sequence is MNDYLQETYYFDYSDEGIQSLVQDLKELPIHEKIGKLFLKVRDQWRYNPFVIYMSKEKYKASFIASNPEGHCIDKSSLFIAGLRALGIPARLRLAKVINHIAAEGLTAKLGTHYIAPHGIAEVHVDGKWLKASTAFNKTLCDKYNVDALYFDGSEDSMLQPYNRDDLQYMEYVEDYGHFTDVPYDFIVETFNNQYPDINIEVSDQGRILF, encoded by the coding sequence ATGAACGATTACCTACAGGAAACTTATTATTTCGATTATTCCGACGAAGGCATTCAATCACTGGTCCAGGACCTGAAAGAACTGCCCATCCATGAGAAAATTGGCAAGCTTTTTCTTAAGGTAAGAGATCAGTGGCGATACAATCCTTTTGTCATTTACATGAGTAAGGAGAAATACAAAGCAAGTTTCATCGCCTCCAACCCAGAAGGACATTGCATTGATAAGTCCAGTTTGTTCATCGCAGGACTCAGGGCTTTGGGAATTCCAGCCAGATTGAGGCTGGCCAAAGTCATCAATCATATCGCGGCCGAAGGACTAACTGCTAAATTGGGAACCCATTACATCGCTCCTCATGGCATTGCAGAAGTACATGTCGATGGAAAGTGGCTAAAAGCCTCAACTGCCTTCAACAAAACCCTTTGCGACAAATACAATGTGGACGCCCTGTATTTTGATGGCTCAGAAGATTCCATGCTGCAACCCTACAATCGCGACGATCTGCAATACATGGAATACGTAGAGGATTACGGCCACTTTACTGATGTGCCTTACGACTTCATCGTGGAAACCTTCAATAACCAATATCCGGACATCAATATAGAAGTCTCTGATCAGGGAAGGATTTTGTTTTAG
- a CDS encoding dipeptidase, producing the protein MYRSLLAVACLAICFVAQAQNDKLAVQAEALAKKNIIVDGHVDLPFRMVVKGFMVKKEIEDVSVETTGNFDHPKAKRGGLDAPFMSIYIPSRYQQTGGAKAFADSLIDMVSQLPDEFPELFALANSPQDIEANFKKGLISLPMGMENGAPIEDDLANVEYFFNRGIRYVTLTHATDNQICDSSYDESDDKWDGLSPFGEEVVKEMNRLGMLVDISHVSDKAFYDVMKIVKAPVIASHSSARKFTPGFERNMDDDMIKLLGENDGVIHINFGSSFLSKEYQDNISEIREHLVNYRAEKGLSQDDEAYQEYAESYMKANKQFEDVEKVADHIDHVVSLVGIDHVGFGSDYDGVGDSLPTGLKDVSTFPNLIRELLERGYSKKDIAKICYKNTFRVWNKVQKVAADWEG; encoded by the coding sequence ATGTATCGATCTTTACTAGCAGTGGCATGCCTTGCCATTTGCTTTGTTGCACAAGCTCAAAACGACAAATTAGCGGTTCAGGCGGAAGCCCTCGCCAAGAAAAATATCATTGTTGATGGACATGTCGACTTGCCTTTCCGCATGGTGGTCAAAGGATTCATGGTCAAAAAGGAAATTGAAGATGTTTCTGTTGAAACTACCGGCAATTTCGACCATCCCAAGGCCAAAAGAGGAGGGCTGGATGCGCCGTTCATGTCCATTTATATTCCTTCACGCTATCAACAAACTGGTGGAGCCAAAGCTTTTGCGGATTCCTTGATTGATATGGTAAGCCAGCTACCGGATGAGTTCCCGGAACTCTTTGCCTTGGCTAATTCGCCGCAGGACATAGAAGCAAACTTCAAAAAAGGTTTGATCTCCTTGCCCATGGGCATGGAAAATGGCGCACCAATAGAAGATGACCTGGCCAATGTTGAATATTTCTTCAATCGTGGAATCCGGTACGTCACCCTTACCCACGCTACTGATAACCAGATCTGTGATTCTTCTTATGACGAATCGGACGATAAATGGGATGGCCTAAGTCCCTTTGGAGAGGAAGTGGTAAAAGAGATGAATCGGCTTGGCATGCTGGTAGATATCTCTCACGTATCGGATAAAGCATTTTATGATGTGATGAAAATCGTGAAAGCACCTGTGATCGCATCACACTCGTCAGCAAGGAAATTTACTCCAGGTTTTGAGCGTAACATGGACGATGATATGATCAAGTTGCTTGGTGAGAACGATGGGGTGATCCACATCAATTTTGGCTCAAGTTTCTTATCAAAAGAATATCAAGACAATATCTCGGAAATCCGTGAACATCTTGTGAATTACCGGGCAGAGAAAGGATTGTCACAAGACGATGAAGCGTATCAGGAATATGCGGAATCGTACATGAAGGCCAACAAGCAGTTTGAGGATGTCGAAAAAGTAGCAGATCACATTGACCATGTGGTAAGCCTGGTGGGTATTGATCATGTGGGATTTGGTTCGGATTATGATGGTGTAGGTGATAGCTTACCTACAGGCCTTAAGGATGTATCGACTTTCCCTAATTTGATCCGTGAATTGCTGGAAAGAGGTTACTCGAAAAAAGACATTGCCAAGATATGCTATAAGAATACGTTCCGGGTATGGAACAAAGTGCAGAAGGTAGCGGCTGATTGGGAGGGGTGA